From a single Pseudorasbora parva isolate DD20220531a chromosome 15, ASM2467924v1, whole genome shotgun sequence genomic region:
- the ora6 gene encoding C-C chemokine receptor type 1, with product MTGCSGADKSPGLAISVRMMAGLLVDLLAVRIVISVIGVMGNSVLIISILQNHSRLKSFEVFLLGLAVANLEEIVIVDIYDILLLRSSYSVGIWLCRGLKFLTMLGGISSIIFTVVISVYRYQKLRDIHTRVNLPVVMDGLRSARVLSVLCFILALLFSLPTLVVNLDWAPNSNSSSPACPVDFFQCTLTRCPIRNRVYKYTFLLLCNLLPLLIVTFSGCMIVRILVLHRSSSQRSGFRRSTLAILTAMTLFQLNWSVYLVLHLACDPRSFPSWSELEFFITTFYTAISPYVYGIGNNLFSLKRFSR from the coding sequence ATGACGGGATGCTCTGGAGCGGATAAAAGCCCCGGTTTGGCCATCTCTGTGCGGATGATGGCGGGGCTGCTGGTGGATCTTTTGGCGGTGAGGATCGTCATCTCGGTCATCGGCGTGATGGGAAACTCGGTCCTGATTATCTCCATCCTCCAGAATCATTCCCGCCTGAAGTCCTTCGAGGTGTTTCTGCTCGGGCTAGCCGTGGCCAATCTGGAGGAGATCGTCATCGTGGACATTTATGACATCCTGCTTTTGCGCTCCTCATATTCGGTGGGCATTTGGCTGTGCCGAGGCCTGAAGTTCCTCACCATGTTAGGAGGGATTAGCAGCATTATCTTCACGGTGGTCATTAGCGTGTACCGCTATCAGAAGCTTCGTGACATACACACGCGTGTCAATCTCCCCGTGGTCATGGATGGCCTGCGCTCGGCCCGTGTTCTCTCAGTGCTCTGCTTTATTCTGGCTTTGCTCTTCTCTTTGCCGACTCTTGTGGTTAATCTGGACTGGGCTCCGAACTCGAACTCGTCGTCTCCGGCCTGCCCGGTGGATTTCTTCCAGTGCACGTTAACCCGATGCCCGATTCGCAACCGCGTGTACAAGTACACCTTCCTCCTTCTGTGCAACCTCCTGCCTTTGCTGATCGTCACATTCTCCGGCTGCATGATCGTCCGAATCCTGGTCCTCCACAGATCCTCGTCCCAGAGGTCGGGCTTCCGGAGGAGCACGCTGGCCATCCTGACGGCCATGACGCTCTTCCAGCTCAACTGGAGCGTGTATTTGGTCCTGCATTTGGCGTGCGATCCGCGTTCCTTCCCATCCTGGTCCGAGCTGGAGTTCTTCATCACCACGTTTTACACCGCCATCAGCCCGTATGTGTACGGCATCGGGAACAACCTGTTCAGCCTAAAGCGCTTCTCCAGATGA